CCTCTACCTCTTCGCCATTCCGAACATGGCGGCGATGATGTTCATCCGCGACCGCCTGACTCGCGAGTCCAGCATCGGCCTGGCCCGGATGAGCCATGCCCGGGCCATCAACTGGCGGCAGGTGGCCTCGGAGTACCGGCGGGCGACCCGTTTCATCGTCGGCCACCCGGAGTATCGGGCCCTCTTCGTCGCCTCGCTGTCCTTCAACCTCAGCGCCGTGGTCTCGTCACTCTACGTCGGCCTCTACTACGCCGACCACCTGCTGGTGGCACCGGCGGTCATCTCGGTCTTCCCGACGGTCACCGCCGCCGTGATGCTGGCCTCGACCATCTGGCTCCTGCCGAGCCTGGACGAGGGCCTGGCCAGACGGAACCTCTCGGTCGGGTCGATGCTCGTCCTGACCGGCCTGGTCACCCTGATTTCCACGCCGACCCGCGGGCTGGGTTGGGTCGTCCTCTCGGTGACCCTCTCGGCCGCGGGCAACGGTCTGGTCAACCCGTTCTACAACGTCATCCTCAACGGACTCATCGAGGATGCCGACCGGGCCACCGTCCTGTCGGCTACGTTCGTGATCCGGACCCTGCTGCTGACCCCGGTCGGGGCGGTCGCCGGCTTCCTCTTCTCGCTGAGCCCAAGGCTGCCGTTCATCGGCGCGGCCGGCCTCATCGCCTTGGGGATCGCAGTCTATCTGCCGTTCGCCTTCGGGAGGGGGGCGGCGAGGGGATCTGCGGCGGCCGAGTAGTCGACGCGAAAAGATCGCCGCCACCTCGCGGTGCGGCGATCCCTTTGACAGCTCATCTTGTGCGCTTGATTTCTCTCCGTCGGCGGCCGGGTCAGGCTGCCGTTTTCGCTTTTGCCCTGGATTGACTCAGCCGTCCACCAACGTGCCCTTGAGTTTGGCCATGGCTGATTCACCCAACTCGCGCTCGGTGATCACTTCGAGCCGCCACTTGCCTCCTGTGGGCTTGATGCCGAACTCGCCGGTCAGGCCCATCTTCTGGGTCAGCCGTTGGTACTCCTCGCGGACGTCGCTTTCCTTTTCGAACTCAAGGGCGAATGAGCGCAAGTTCAGTCCGTCCCTCCTCGACCTGCCGGGTTAGGTCTCTGTTCATGACCATCCACTAACAACCTAATTATACCATCATTTGCTTCTTTCGAACAGTCGTTCTGGAGACATTTTTTCGCGGAGCGGTGCGCCTTTGGCGGCCTGGGGCCTTCTGGCAATTGGGGCAGAAGTGCGTGCTGCGCCCACCCAAGACGATCCGTTCGATGGGGGTGCCGCAGCGGAGGCACTTTTCACCGGTCCGCCCGTAGGCTTTCAGCATGGCGGCGAACTCTCCGCGGCGCCCCTCGCCGTCGACGTAGGTGGCGATGGTTGTCCCGCGATGGGCGACGGCCTCGGCGATGATTTCCTGAATGGCCTCGTAGAGGGCGCGGACCTCACGCGGCTTGAGTCCCGCGGCCGGCCGCTCCGGGTGGAGACCGGCCCGGAAGAGGCACTCGTCGGCGTAGATGTTGCCGAGGCCGGCGATGAAGGACTGGTCCAGGAGGAGCGGCTTGATCCTGGTCTTCCGCCGGGCCAGGCCCACCCGCAAGTAATCGTAGGTGAAGTCGGGGCTGAGCGGTTCGGGGCCGAGACCGGCCAGGCCCTTCAGCTTCGGGTGGGCGGCGTAACCGGCGCGGTCGCGGATCCCCGGGACCCACGAGACCCGGCCGAAGTGGCGGAGGTCGATGTGGCGGAGTTCGAGGCCGCCCGCGAGGTGGAAGACGACGTGGGTGTGCTTCTCCAGCTTGGGTTCGAGGACCTCGCCGGCCCGGCAGACCAAGAGGCGCCCGGCCATCTTGAGGTGGATGACGATCTCGCCCGCGGCCTCGCTCAGCCGCAAGATCAGGTACTTCCCGCGCCGATCGACCTCGGCCAGCCGCCGGCCGGTCACCCGGGCGGCGAACTCGGCCGGGGTCAGGGGCTCGACGAACTTGTCCCGCCTGACCTCGACCCGGGTGATGAGCCGGCCGGCGGCACGGTCGGCGACGGTTCGACGAATAGTCTCTACTTCGGGCAGCTCCGGCAAGGGCGTCAGTCGCTCCTCTTCAGTCAATGTCCTCGACGTCGTACCAGTTGGGCCCGGCCTTGAGATCGACCTTCAGGGGCACGGCCAGGGTGTAGGCGCTCTCCATCGCCTCGCGGACAAGGTCGACCATCTCGTCCATCTCGTCCTTGGGGACCTCGAGGATGAGTTCGTCATGAACCTGAAGGATCAGCTTCGACCGGACCCGCAACTCCTCGAGCCGCCGGAAGAGTTCGATCATCGCCAGCTTGATGATGTCGGCCGCGCTCCCCTGGATGGGAGTGTTCATCGCCGTCCGTTCGGCGAAGGACCGTAGATTGTGGTTCCGCGAGTTGATGTCGGGAAGGTAACGCCGCCGGCCGAGGACGGTGGTGACGTAACCCTTGTCGTGGGCCTCGGCCACGGTGTGATCCATGTAGGCTCGGACCCCGCCGTAGCGGGCGAAGTAGTTCTCGATGTAAGCCTTGGCGTCGCGGCGGGCCACGCCGGTGTTGCGGGACAGCCCGTAGTCGCTGATCCCGTAGACGATCCCGAAGTTGACCGCCTTGGCCCGGTCGCGGAGGTCGGACGAAACCTCGCCCATCGGCAGGCCGAAGATCTCCGAGGCCGTCCGGCGGTGGATGTCCTCGCCCTTCGAGAAGGCGTCCCGGAGGACCTCGTCGCCGGAAAGGTGGGCCAGCACCCGCAATTCAATCTGGGAGTAGTCGGCGGCCAGGATGAACCAGCCGGGTTCGGTCGGGACGAAGACCTTACGGATCTTTCGGCCGAGCTCCTCCCGGACCGGGATGTTCTGCAGGTTCGGGTCGCTCGAGGAGAGTCGGCCGGTGGCCGTGACCATCTGGTTGAAGCTGGTGTGGATCCGCTTGGTGTCCGGGTTGACCAGGGTTCGCAGGCCGTCGATGTAGGTCCCCTTGAGCTTGGTCAGGGTCCGGTGCTCGAGGACCTTGGCCACGATGGGATGCTCCTCGGCCAAGGCCTCGAGGGCCTCGACGTCGGTGGACGGTTGACCCTTGGGGGTCTTCTTGACCGCGGGGAGCCGCAGCGTCTCGAAGAGGACGCGGCCGAGCTGCTGAGTGGAGTTGATGTTGAACTCCTCGCCGGCGAGGTGGCAGATGTCCCTGGTCAGATGATCGAGGGACAGCCCGAACTCCACCGACATCTGGTCGAGGCCGGGGATGTCGAGGCCGACGCCGGTCAGCTCCATCTCGGCGAGGACGCGGAGGAGGGGCATCTCGACGGTCTCGAAGAGGTCGATCAGGCCGTCCCGCTCAAGCCCGGCGCGGAGGATCGGGCCCAGGCGGCGGACGACCTCGGCCCGGACGCAGTAGGCCTTGGTCTCGTCGGCTTCGCTCCAGGCGGCGGAGGCCGCGCCGGACGCCGAGGCCCCGGCCCCCTTGGGCGGATCCAGCGGCGGTAGATCGACCCCGAAGTGCTCTTTGGCCAGACTCTCGAGGTTGTAGTTGCCGCGGGTGGCATCGATGAGGTAGGCCGCCAAGGCCGTATCGAAAGCCAACCCCGCGGGTTGGTAGCCGGCTCGGCGCAAGAGGATGTGGGCGGTCTTCAGGTCGTGGCCGCGCTTGGCCACGGCCCCGTTCTCGAAGGTCTTGGCCAGGACC
This DNA window, taken from Bacillota bacterium, encodes the following:
- a CDS encoding MFS transporter is translated as MGSTERSRQSRRRPAFLRFLEGWRDVPPHIRPILWPELMWAIPYALFIPYASLYQERVGLSPAQIGLLGSVTSTLGVISAFFGAHLVDRVGRKRSLLVADFLSWPVACAVWAFAGDFRWFLVAAVLNGVGSIAFIAWSCLLVEDTAEAERFPIFSWLQVIQLGAGLFVPLAAPVIAHLGVVSGTRLLYLFAIPNMAAMMFIRDRLTRESSIGLARMSHARAINWRQVASEYRRATRFIVGHPEYRALFVASLSFNLSAVVSSLYVGLYYADHLLVAPAVISVFPTVTAAVMLASTIWLLPSLDEGLARRNLSVGSMLVLTGLVTLISTPTRGLGWVVLSVTLSAAGNGLVNPFYNVILNGLIEDADRATVLSATFVIRTLLLTPVGAVAGFLFSLSPRLPFIGAAGLIALGIAVYLPFAFGRGAARGSAAAE
- the mutM gene encoding bifunctional DNA-formamidopyrimidine glycosylase/DNA-(apurinic or apyrimidinic site) lyase, which translates into the protein MPELPEVETIRRTVADRAAGRLITRVEVRRDKFVEPLTPAEFAARVTGRRLAEVDRRGKYLILRLSEAAGEIVIHLKMAGRLLVCRAGEVLEPKLEKHTHVVFHLAGGLELRHIDLRHFGRVSWVPGIRDRAGYAAHPKLKGLAGLGPEPLSPDFTYDYLRVGLARRKTRIKPLLLDQSFIAGLGNIYADECLFRAGLHPERPAAGLKPREVRALYEAIQEIIAEAVAHRGTTIATYVDGEGRRGEFAAMLKAYGRTGEKCLRCGTPIERIVLGGRSTHFCPNCQKAPGRQRRTAPRKNVSRTTVRKKQMMV
- the polA gene encoding DNA polymerase I yields the protein MTETKPLTETKPLTETKPLTETRPDKSPKAVFIDGNSLVNRAFFALPSLTTAEGTPTGGIYGFLTMLLRLLDEENPEYLAVAFDKSAPTFRHQAYDQYKANRTGAPEDLRVQIPILKDILRAFNIAILELDGYEADDILGTLAKRAESGGLETLIFTGDRDALQLVGPKTKAILTLRGITETKIFDEAGVAERYGVRPDQFVDVKGLMGDTSDNIPGIPGVGEKTATKLVAEFGSLEEVLKNADKVSGPKLKESLTTYAGQAELSKRLATIDRDVPVEADLAALARQVPDYGALVEFCRRLEFRTLVTRLEKMAGMKAGSASGDVTVAPVVAAQSLLPAEVKRSTSADLPAAVKRMTAARGFDFFMATDARRPTEARPKGIGLAFDDAAYHVARLDTDGLFAGQEVIPPVLAKTFENGAVAKRGHDLKTAHILLRRAGYQPAGLAFDTALAAYLIDATRGNYNLESLAKEHFGVDLPPLDPPKGAGASASGAASAAWSEADETKAYCVRAEVVRRLGPILRAGLERDGLIDLFETVEMPLLRVLAEMELTGVGLDIPGLDQMSVEFGLSLDHLTRDICHLAGEEFNINSTQQLGRVLFETLRLPAVKKTPKGQPSTDVEALEALAEEHPIVAKVLEHRTLTKLKGTYIDGLRTLVNPDTKRIHTSFNQMVTATGRLSSSDPNLQNIPVREELGRKIRKVFVPTEPGWFILAADYSQIELRVLAHLSGDEVLRDAFSKGEDIHRRTASEIFGLPMGEVSSDLRDRAKAVNFGIVYGISDYGLSRNTGVARRDAKAYIENYFARYGGVRAYMDHTVAEAHDKGYVTTVLGRRRYLPDINSRNHNLRSFAERTAMNTPIQGSAADIIKLAMIELFRRLEELRVRSKLILQVHDELILEVPKDEMDEMVDLVREAMESAYTLAVPLKVDLKAGPNWYDVEDID